One Oscillospiraceae bacterium genomic region harbors:
- a CDS encoding RICIN domain-containing protein, which produces MKKLSKRFLTLAIACVMAMMMAVPAFAIGNPTVSSGRYKIYPNGKTTFLLNVRGYGNENDNVTLYTPTNGNDQVWKTIATSYGGFYVVSALSNTQGLNIYHGTNNCQLHSYVGNTTDGKSDCIVNFRVTSHTINLRDWPSYYLTFASLAANANVYWSSSQSSWGWAATN; this is translated from the coding sequence ATGAAGAAACTCAGCAAGCGTTTTCTCACCCTTGCAATCGCCTGCGTTATGGCTATGATGATGGCCGTTCCGGCGTTTGCCATTGGAAACCCAACCGTAAGCTCCGGCAGATACAAAATTTACCCGAACGGAAAAACCACCTTTCTCCTTAACGTACGCGGCTATGGCAACGAGAATGACAACGTTACGCTCTACACTCCAACAAATGGTAACGACCAGGTTTGGAAAACGATTGCTACCAGCTATGGTGGATTTTACGTTGTGTCCGCTCTGTCTAATACCCAAGGTTTGAACATTTACCATGGCACGAACAACTGCCAACTGCATAGTTATGTCGGAAACACGACCGATGGAAAAAGCGATTGCATTGTGAACTTTAGAGTAACCAGCCATACCATAAACTTGCGGGACTGGCCAAGCTACTATTTAACCTTTGCCTCTTTGGCCGCCAATGCCAATGTTTACTGGTCGTCATCTCAAAGTTCTTGGGGTTGGGCCGCAACTAATTAA
- a CDS encoding ParM/StbA family protein, whose translation MLIAIDHGNKQVKTVHGNAIVSGVQKSKTRPYGRDVLKYGGSYYTLSAQRIPYQKDKTTDERFFILSLFAIAEEIEAQNAYTSGLMPIDLAIGLPPAHFGAQNKAFVRYFKRKEPIYFSYRDKLYSILIRDVQCYPQAFAAAAMMLGELATVPRALILDVGGFTADYLLLKNGRADLSTCDSLENGVILLYNRIRSKASSDLDILLEETDVDAILLQGQGSSYGEEVAALVEYQAQEFVNDMLGALRERQLDLRTGRVIFVGGGACLLRRQIEASGKVAHPVFVEDVNANAKGFEYLYRCTVTGA comes from the coding sequence ATGCTTATTGCTATCGACCACGGCAACAAACAGGTCAAAACAGTTCACGGAAATGCTATCGTTTCCGGTGTGCAGAAAAGCAAAACTCGGCCTTACGGCAGGGATGTACTGAAATACGGCGGCAGTTACTATACGCTGTCCGCACAGCGCATCCCGTACCAAAAGGACAAAACCACAGACGAGCGTTTCTTTATCCTATCGCTGTTTGCCATTGCGGAGGAAATCGAAGCACAGAACGCTTATACTTCCGGGCTGATGCCCATTGACCTTGCCATCGGCTTGCCACCCGCACACTTTGGCGCACAGAACAAGGCGTTCGTGCGTTACTTCAAACGCAAGGAACCTATCTACTTCTCCTACCGTGACAAGCTGTACAGCATCCTGATCCGCGATGTGCAGTGCTATCCGCAGGCGTTTGCAGCGGCGGCCATGATGCTGGGCGAGTTGGCAACAGTGCCGCGTGCGCTGATTCTGGATGTGGGCGGTTTCACGGCGGATTATCTGCTGCTGAAGAATGGCCGTGCCGACCTGTCTACTTGTGACTCGCTGGAAAATGGCGTGATTTTGCTGTATAACCGCATTCGCTCTAAAGCCAGCTCCGATTTGGACATTTTGTTGGAGGAAACCGATGTGGATGCCATTCTCTTGCAGGGGCAGGGGAGCAGTTACGGGGAAGAAGTCGCCGCGCTGGTAGAATATCAGGCGCAGGAGTTCGTCAACGATATGTTGGGCGCACTGCGCGAGCGCCAGCTTGACCTGCGCACGGGGCGTGTGATTTTTGTGGGCGGCGGTGCCTGCCTGCTGCGGCGACAAATCGAGGCATCCGGCAAGGTGGCACACCCTGTCTTTGTGGAGGACGTGAATGCCAACGCCAAGGGCTTTGAGTATCTTTACCGCTGCACGGTGACAGGGGCGTGA
- a CDS encoding GHKL domain-containing protein, whose translation MGYALSILMCALQTWLYTKLWDSFFTRRFNGKQFWAYWLLWTAIITVVLNVLPNDYGYSNIIRFLIEIALEYAMSLMLYRSRWDRRLFVVITGYACFFSISTLTEKAWLLYSGMTQTEYVYNKPLYTAFIFLRGLCLVAFVILVRHFHTPPQENGKPRAWIPASTLFPLCTLFVLYRVFNAESAAGENDAWTFCLLVLCAVDMVALFLLDQLESTAQMREALAVAHQRAEVQSANVKALGNSYTAQRKMTHEFRGYLFALSDMLANGDTEAAQTYLDELKVRQTERILLVNTHNPIIDAILNQKGYAAKEQDIDLHFEINDLSDVAIPSVDLTVVMSNLLDNAIEACQKLEKAQRRMTVKAIYNKSDNPPTLFFSVENASKPVEIFGDHIPTTKPEPELHGFGLPNVMDILHKYDVFYLMDYKDGSFLFCLEWADAANEKAVAAAQK comes from the coding sequence ATGGGATATGCGTTGAGTATTTTGATGTGTGCCCTGCAGACATGGCTATACACAAAACTGTGGGACAGCTTTTTTACAAGACGGTTTAACGGGAAACAATTCTGGGCATATTGGCTGTTATGGACTGCCATTATCACAGTCGTTCTAAATGTGTTGCCAAACGATTATGGCTATAGCAATATTATCCGCTTCTTGATTGAAATTGCGCTCGAGTATGCTATGAGCTTGATGTTATATCGAAGCAGATGGGATCGTCGCTTGTTTGTTGTGATCACGGGCTATGCCTGCTTCTTTTCTATATCAACACTGACCGAAAAGGCATGGCTGCTTTATTCGGGTATGACGCAGACGGAGTATGTATATAATAAACCGTTGTACACCGCGTTTATCTTTTTGCGGGGGCTGTGCCTTGTGGCGTTTGTTATACTGGTTCGGCATTTCCACACACCGCCGCAGGAAAACGGAAAGCCGCGCGCATGGATACCGGCATCAACACTGTTCCCACTATGTACATTGTTTGTGCTTTACCGGGTGTTCAACGCAGAAAGTGCCGCAGGCGAAAATGACGCATGGACGTTTTGCCTGCTTGTGCTGTGCGCGGTCGATATGGTCGCGCTGTTTCTGCTGGATCAGTTGGAATCCACCGCCCAGATGCGGGAGGCACTGGCCGTTGCACATCAGCGCGCCGAGGTGCAGAGCGCCAACGTCAAGGCGCTGGGCAATTCCTACACGGCACAGCGCAAAATGACGCACGAGTTCCGCGGCTATCTGTTTGCACTCTCGGATATGCTGGCAAACGGTGATACGGAGGCCGCGCAGACCTACCTTGACGAATTGAAGGTGCGCCAAACTGAGCGCATCCTGCTGGTGAATACGCACAATCCGATCATTGATGCGATTCTCAATCAAAAGGGCTATGCGGCCAAAGAACAGGACATCGATCTGCATTTCGAGATCAACGACCTTTCCGACGTAGCGATCCCGTCGGTCGACCTGACGGTCGTGATGAGTAATTTGTTGGACAACGCCATCGAAGCCTGCCAAAAACTGGAAAAGGCGCAACGCCGCATGACTGTGAAAGCAATCTATAACAAAAGCGACAATCCGCCAACGCTGTTTTTCTCGGTCGAAAATGCCAGCAAGCCGGTCGAAATTTTCGGCGACCATATCCCCACCACCAAGCCGGAGCCGGAATTGCACGGCTTTGGTCTGCCAAATGTGATGGATATCCTGCACAAATATGATGTTTTTTATTTGATGGATTATAAAGACGGCTCTTTCTTATTCTGCCTTGAATGGGCGGATGCCGCCAACGAAAAAGCCGTTGCTGCTGCACAAAAATAG
- a CDS encoding LytTR family DNA-binding domain-containing protein: protein MDTISNAKNPTMEAGDGMLHILLCDDDAIFTEALKRLIEAQPEFNRRYMQIECVHDPHALKKAAVQKADMIFLDIDMGDVNGIALARQMRTIRKDAVLIFVTNYGEYAAEGYEVSAFRFLPKLQLAEKLPGYFRQALVACRSRTRTLNVLCDGEGTNIVLDELVYVETAERMLIFHRAEPAAPLNSRMSLRTLEEKLAEEGFLRIHNSFLVNMSYIAALQTSGVTLTTDQTLPVSLHGYKTIKTKYMAWRGRGRWDMR from the coding sequence TTGGATACAATTTCAAACGCTAAAAATCCAACGATGGAAGCCGGTGACGGTATGCTGCACATCCTGCTGTGTGACGATGACGCGATATTTACCGAAGCACTGAAACGACTGATCGAAGCACAGCCGGAGTTCAACCGCCGTTATATGCAGATTGAGTGTGTCCATGACCCCCACGCGCTGAAAAAGGCAGCCGTGCAAAAGGCCGACATGATTTTTCTGGACATTGATATGGGCGATGTGAACGGCATTGCGCTGGCGCGGCAGATGCGCACGATCCGCAAGGACGCGGTGCTGATCTTTGTGACAAATTACGGCGAATATGCCGCCGAGGGATACGAGGTAAGCGCGTTCCGCTTTTTGCCCAAGCTGCAGCTGGCCGAAAAACTGCCGGGCTATTTTCGGCAGGCGTTGGTCGCCTGCCGCAGCCGAACCCGCACGCTGAATGTTCTGTGCGACGGCGAGGGCACGAACATCGTGCTCGACGAGTTGGTCTATGTCGAAACTGCGGAACGGATGCTGATTTTCCATCGTGCGGAACCGGCGGCACCGCTGAATAGCCGCATGAGCCTGCGCACACTGGAAGAGAAACTGGCAGAGGAGGGCTTTTTGCGCATCCACAACAGCTTCTTGGTCAATATGAGCTATATTGCTGCCCTGCAAACAAGCGGCGTTACGTTGACCACCGACCAGACGCTTCCCGTCAGCCTGCACGGGTATAAGACGATCAAAACAAAATACATGGCATGGAGAGGGCGCGGCAGATGGGATATGCGTTGA